AAACTGATTAGGTAAACTTTGTAGTTTATTGCATTTAGCACGAATGAGTTCCCAAACATCTGGATTTTTTTTGTGTGGCATAATGCTAGAACCAGTAGTCAATTCATCAGGAAAATTAATAAATCCAAAATTCTGATTCATATACAAACAACAATCCATTGCCATTTTACTAAGTGTTGCAGCAATGTTTGACAAAGCAATAGCACAAGTTTTTTCTAGTTTTCCTCTGTTCATTTGTGCGTAAACTACATTATAATTTAAACTTTCAAATCCAAGCAATTCTGTAGTACGATTTCTATTTAGTGGAAACGAACTACCATAGCCAGCACCAGAACCTAATGGATTTTTATTGGCTACTTTAAATGCAGTGTATAACATTTGCATATCATCAACTAAGCTTTCTGCATAGGCAGCAAACCACAAGCCAAAACTTGATGGCATTGCTAATTGTAAATGCGTATAACCTGGCAACAATTTGTCTTTGTGTGTATTGCTCAACTCAATTAACTGATTGAATAAGCTATAACATTCCAAGCTTATTTCTAGTAATTCATTTCGTGCAAAGAGTTTTAAATCTAATAGTATTTGGTCATTTCTTGAACGACCACTATGAATTTTTTTACCAATCTCGCCCAATTGTTCTGTTAATCTAAATTCTACTTCGCTGTGTATATCTTCAATACCATCACCAATAGTAAAATTATCTTTTAGTGTTTGTTTATATATTTTTTTTAATGCTTCATGCAATGCTTCTTTTTCATCAGTAGTTAGTAAGCCAACTTCGCTCAACATTTGCGTATGAGCCAATGAACCTAAAACATCAAATGATGCTAATACTACATCTAACTCTTTGTCTTGTCCAACAGTAAATGCTTCTACCAAACTGCTTAGTGCATTTTCATCTTGATTGTCTTTTTGCCACAACTTACTCATATATTTATTTATAATGTTGGATATTTTAAATTTAGATTTTTAAGTGTTTCTAACACTTTTTTTGCAATTAAATATTCTTTGTACCAATTTTTATCAGCAGGAATAATATGCCAAGGAGCTGCTTCGCTACATTTTTCAAATACAGTTTCGTAAGCATCAATATACTGTGTTCTAAATTCTCGTTCTGTCCAATCACCATCATTGTGTTTCCACATTTTCTTTGGATTTTCCTTTCGCTCTGTCAGTCGCTCTAGCTGATTTTCGCTAGAAGTATGCAAGTAAAACTTTAGTACAGTGGTATTTGTATCTTCTAATAATTGTTCAAAATGATTAATATGTTTATATCTATTTTGAATCGTAGCATCATCTACCCAATGATGCACTTTTTGTATCAAAACATCTTCGTAATGCGAACGATTAAAAATACCGATTTTTCCTTTTGCAGGAACTTGCTGATGTACACGCCATAAAAAATCGTGTGCCATTTCTATTGGTGTTGGCTTTTTAAATCCAGCAATTTGCAAACCTAGTGGATTTAATTTTCCAAATACATTTTTACTTACACCATCTTTTCCAGAAGCATCTAATCCTTGTAAAATAACTAGAATGGCTTTGCTACTATCTGCAATTAAAATGTCTTGTAAGTCTTCAATTTCGTTGATGATATCTTTTGTGGTTGCTTGAGTTTGCGATTTATCAATAGAATCGTTTGGCGAAGTGGCTATATTTTGTAGTATAATTTTAGACATATTTTTTTAACTAATTTTTGTCATTCTGTAATTTTTAAGTATGAGAAATATACGGAATCTATTATAAAAAGATATTAGATTCCAAACAAATTTCTTCGTTCCGAAGTTTCGGAATACTGCCAATTTTTTTGGAATGACGAACAAACCTATAAATTATTTCATTGCATTTTTTAAGATACCTAATAAACCTCTTGTAAGTGTAGATGTTGCTGTTCTAAGTACTTGTCTGCCTGTGGTACTATTTAATACTTTACCAATGGTAGATTGCTCTGCTTTTTTACTAGTTGTTTTTCGTTCTTTTACTACTTCTTTTTTAGCTTCGTCTTTTTCAGCATCTAACATTTTTTTGCTTAGCATTTCATAAGCACTTTCTCTATCAATTACTTGATTATATTTATTATACAAATTTGAATTTTTAATGAGCGTATTTAGTTCGCTATCACTCAATACATCCATTCTAGATTGTGGTGGTGCCATTAATGTATGTACCAATGGTGTAGGAATACCTTTTTCGTTTAATACCGTAACTAGTGCTTCACCAATTCCCATTTCTGTAATAATGTTTTCTACTTCGTAATTTTCGGTATATGGATAATTTTCTGCTACGAGTTTAATTGCTTTTCTATCTTTTGCAGTAAATGCTCTTAGAGCATGTTGAATTTTCATACCTAACTGTCCTAATACATCGTTGGGAATATCATTAGGATTTTGTGTGCAGAAAAATACGCCTACGCCTTTAGAACGAATTAATTTTACAATGGTTTCTATCTGTTCGTTTAATGCTTTAGATGCTTCTTGAAAAACCAAATGAGCTTCATCAATAAAAATGACTAGATCTGGTTTTTCTTGGTCGCCTTTTTCAGGAAACTTCTCATAAATTTCTGCTAGTAAACTCAACATAAAAGTAGAGAACAATTTAGGTTTGTCTTGAATATCAGTTAATCGAATTACATTAATGTAACCATAACCATTGCTGTCTTTTCGTAGCAAATCATTTACATCAAAAGAAGTTTCGCCAAAGAAAATATTAGCACCTTGTTGTTCTAACTCTACTACTTTTCTAAGTATTGTTCCAAATGTAGCTGGACTAACAGCACCGTATTCTTTTTCTAATTCCTCTTTTCCTTCTGTAGATGCAAATTGTAGTACTTTTTTAAAGTCTTCTAAATCTAATAAAGGTAAATGTGCATCATCGCAATACTTAAACAATGTAGCAATAACGCCTTGTTGTGTGTCGTTCAAATCTAAAATTTTAGAAATTAGAATTGGACCAAATTCTGCAACAGTAGCTCTTAGTCGCACGCCATCTTGCTGCGAAATAGAAAAGACTTCCGTAGGATATTTAGTCGCTTTCCAATCGATACCAATGGCATTTTTTCTTTCTTCAATTTTTGGATTAGATGTACCTTCAGCAGCAATACCAGAAAAATCGCCTTTAATATCCATCATCAAAACCGAAATACCATTCTCTGATAATTTTTCAGAAAATAATTGCACCGATTTTGTTTTTCCAGTACCTGTAGCACCAGCAATAAGTCCGTGTCTATTTAACGATTTTAAAGGCACTTTAATTGGTGTATTGGCAACTGATTGCTTGTCTAACATAGCACCACCTAATACAAAACTATTTCCTTTAAAAGTATATCCTTGATTAATTTCTTCTTTAAATGAATCGATATTCGCCATCTTTTTTTTCGTAAAAATACAAAATTTACTTTTATGCGTTTTTCTATTTACATTTGAGATAATGAGAAATTTGATTTTTATAACTATTAGTATTTGTTTTGGAACTTTATTGGCTGGAAATGAAGAGCAAATTGGTTTAACTAAAGACTTTAATGCTTATTTTAATGTAATTGATAAGATTGAAAGTGTTGATGAGTATTTGTATCCAGAGTTGTTTAATGTGTTTCCTAAAGCTACGATACAAATGGCAATTAAAGATATTTACGATGATACGACTGTAAAAACAACATTTTTAGATAGTAAAATTACTAGTATTGAAAAAGTAATTTCGTATGATGGTGCAAAGTATGCTAAATTAAATTATAGTTATTTACTTAAACTTACTTTTTTAGAAGCTGACTTTGAAGATGAGAATGGAACGATTACCAATATTTATAAAAGTAAATATGGAAAAGAAAATGTAGTTTATGATGCAACTACAAAAACTTATTCTATTTTATTAAATAATACTATGGTTGCTATTTGGAAACCAGATTACAATCATTGGAAATTTGTAGAAGCGAAACCAGAAACAAAAGAAGTGTTTAAATTAATATTTCCTGAAAATATAATTAAAAAATTGAAGTTGTAAATGACTTAGATGAATTTATAAATCATAGTACTTTTATTTTGTTTTATTGTACTGAATATTATCAATAGTAAGTTTACTTATAATTTCTAACATAATTTCTGATGTGCCACCACCAATTGTTCCAAGCCGAGAATCTCTAAAAAATCGTGCTAGTGGATAATCTTCCATAAAACCATAACCACCAAATTTTTGCAAGCAATGATAGGCAATTTTATCACTCAATTCAGTTGCTAAATATTTTGCCATCGATGCTTCTTTAACGCAATATTTCTTTTCGTTATACTGTTTACAAACAAAATAAGTATAGGTTTTTACACTTTCTAATTCGCTCATTAGCTTCGCCATATCATGTCGTAGTACTTGAAACTTATTAATTGGTTTGCCAAATGCTTTTCGTTCGCTCATGTATTGTAGTGTTTGTTGAATAGCTAACTCAGAAGAAGCAATGGCACCCAAAGCTAACATGAGTCGCTCTAACTCAAATCGTTGCATAATATAATAAAAACCATGATTGAGTTTGCCTAACAAATTTTCTTTAGGTACTATAACTTGGTCAAATGCAATCTCTGCTGTGTCAGATGCTTTCCAACCTAACTTTTTTAATTGATTAGTACTAATTCCTTTAGTGTTTGTATCAACAACTAGCATAGAAATTCCGCCAGCACCAGCATCAATATTAGTTTTACAAGCAACAATGTAGTAGTCTGCACTAATACCATTGGTAATAAAACATTTAGAACCATTAATTTCAAAGTGCTCATCATTTTCTTTTGCAGTTGTTTTAATGTTAGCAACATCACTTCCAGCAAAAGGTTCGGTAATTGCTAAAGCACCATGTAAGTTTCCTGCAATACCTTCTTTCAAATATTTATTTTTGATATAATCACTTCCTTCATGTTTTAAATGTGATAGTGTTAAGTATGGATGTGCTGAAATACTAGCACCAAAACCACCAGAATTACATTTACTTACTTCTTCTATAAATATTACATCGTACCAGAAATCGAGATTAGAACCACCATAATTTTCTTCTTGAGTTAAACCAAAATAACCCATTTCACCAAATTCTTTCCAAATATATTCAGGTAGCATTCCATCGTTTTCCCATTGGTCGATATTAGGAACAACTGTTTTATCTAAAAAAGCTCTAAGTGTTTGACGAAATAATTTGTGTTCTTCATTAAAAAATAAATCAGTTATGTTGTTCATTGGTATTTTTTTCTAAAAATACGCATTTATTTATTGTGTTGTCTGGAGTTTCCTCTAGACAAGAAAAACTGTTGAAAAGAATTATAAAATGTCGGAAGGAAACTTCCAACATCACAAATTATTTTAATTTATTAGATATATATTCATCAATAGTACTAAAAACAAAATCAGGAAATAAGTCCATAAACTTTTTGTTTTTCAAACCACCTTGTAATGGTCTTTGTGCTGGTGGATTTAATTCATTTGTTGTCATAGGCAATAAATCGTATTGTGCAGTAGGAAAGTAGCTTAAAATGCGTAATGCCAACTGTACTCTGTTCATATAATCGGTACTTGAAATATTATAAATTCCATAATGTTTATTGTCTAATAACAAGTACATCGCTTTAGCAATATCGTGTGCATTAATTGGCGTAGCAAATTGGTCGGTTGGTAATTTTAAAGTCAATTTTTGTTGATTAATGGCTTGGTCAAAAATTCTGGCTACAAAATTTTTACCACGAATTTCATCACCATAAACATTAGTAATTCGTAGTACAATAGTATTAACAGTTGAATTTAAAACTAATTCTTCTGCTTCTAATTTATGACTACCATAAATACTAATTGGATTTGGTTTTGCTTGTTCATCGTAAGGTCCATCATGTCCATCAAAAATATAATCGGTAGAAATAAAAACTAAAGTTGCATTTAATTGCTCAGCTAAATCGACAATATTTTTTGTAGCAGTAACTGTTTTCTCATAGCTTTCAACTTCATTTTGTTCACAATAATCAACATGTGTTAATGCACCACAATGTATAATTACATCAGGTTTAAAATCGTATATATTAAAATTATTTTCATTATTGATATCAAGTGTATTGAAAGCGACAGTATAAGGTGTTTCATAACTAAAATGTGTTCCTATAACATTTTCCTTTTTTTCTTTAAAGTAATGATAGCAATTTCCACCAACTAATCCAGATGCTCCAATTATAAAAATATTCATTATATATTAAAATTTAACTGACTAAATAATTTCTTTTGTTTGATGTAATAATCTACTACGATACTACTATTATATATTCCATGTTTATTTGGTTGTGCTACTGCATTTTGTTGTTGTATTTTCTGAAATGCAATTTTCTTATTATTCAAATCATCAATCATATCATTATAATCTGCTAGTGCTTTTTTTATAGCTTTGCTTTCATCTTTATTGGTAAGCAAACTTTTTAACCAAGCAATTTTATCTAAACGATTTCGCATTTTATAGATTCCAGACAATTCTATTCCACTTAAATTTTTTCGTAGCAAAGCTCTATTGTTTCTAAAATTCAAATATGTTTTTTTAGGATTAGATTTGTGCAAAGTTCCACCTCCAACATGAAAAACAGTACTGTTAGCACAATAGCCAATTTTATAACCTAAATTTTTTAGTCGCCAACACAAATCAATTTCTTCCATGTGTGCAAAAAAATCGCCATCAAAACCACCTACCAAATGAAATGCATCTGCTTTAATAAACAAGCAAGCACCACTTGCCCAAAAAATTTCTGAATTTTGATTGTACTGTCCATTTTCGACTTCACAAGTATTAAAAATTCTTCCTCTACAAAACGGATAACCATATTTATCGATAAAACCACCAGCAGCACCAGCATATTCAAACTCTTTTTTATTGTGATACGCCAGTAATTTTGGTTGAGCAGCTACCATTAAATCATCTTGCTCTATATAATCAATTACTGGTGAAATCCAATTTGCAGTTACTTCAACATCGGAATTTAATAATATGTAATAATCACTTTTAATTTGTTGTAATGCACGATTATAACCTTCTGCAAATCCATAATTTTTATCTAAAACAATGAGTTCAATTTGATTAGCAAAATTTTCTTGTAAGTATTGAGTACTATCATCAGTAGAAGCATTATCTGCTACAATGATTTTGCAATTAGCTAACTTAGAGTGCTGTATTACAGAAGGCAAAAATTGTTGCAAGTGCTGTTTCCCATTATAATTTAAAATAACTATGGCAATATTTTTGTTCATTATTGGCTTGAAATTAGTGTATTTTTTTAATTTAACCTATAGTTATAATTGATTAACTTTTGTCTTGACACAAAAGTTACAAAAAGTCAAGACTACAATAAATTCTTAACGCTCGAACTACATAAAAAAGCTAAAAATCTTGAAACTCGCTCTGCTCAAACAGCAATATTTTCTTTACGCTTTTTTATTTGTTCTCTCTAAATTTATTGTAGGTCAAATTGTAAAATAGAATATTCTTAGTATTGAATGAGATTTTTAGCTTATTTTGTGTGAAGATATCATGAAAAAAATACTTTGGATAATGACTGCTACCATGTTGTTGAGTGCTTGTAACTCAGCACAAAAACGATTTAATTTGGCAAAGAAAAGTGCTAATGAGTTGCTACAAAACATGAATCAACCGAGTGCATTAAGTTACTTTGAAACGCCTTATTTTAATAAAGAGCAAATGCAAATTATTATAGGAACTATTATGCAGAACTGCGATTGGAATAATAGAGCAACACATAGTTATACTGAAAAATTAATTGAAGATAAAGAAGATGGCAATGTTGCTATATTTATATATCAATATTATATGGATTGTGATAGTATTCAAATTAATATGTCGTATAATTTATTGAACAAAACACCACAATTAATTAGTTTTGAAATTATTGATTTGAATAGCAATCACTAAAAATAGTTGATTTAATTTGTTGTTTTAAAACTACTTTTTAACAAAAATATGACTATGTATTCTTGTATTTATTTATATATTTGATAAATAGTAAAACAAATTTAAAATGGAATATAAGGTTATAGTAGCAATATCTATAATATTACTATTTGGTACTTCCTGTGTTAGAAGCCAATCCTCTGATTATATAGAAAACACTAAAGATTTATTAAGATTAGTAGATAGAAATAAATATAACATTGCATATAGTCTGTTTAGTGCCGAAAACAAAGAAGATAAAGAAAATTTATATAATGAATTTAATAATATAAGAAAAAGTATAAAAAAATATGGATATCCTAATGAATATGAGGTGATAGAGCAGGACATGTTTATTGTTATTGAGTCTTTTTTAAAGATGTCTGATGACTATGTATATAAATTGAATGTCTATTTTATAAATTCAAATTATGTTTCAGATGGAAAAATAAATTTTTTAACACTTGAGAAGCTAAAGAATGATAAAACGCAGATAAAAACAAAAACATTTCCAGCACAATAATGTTTTTATACAATGTATTAATATGTAAATAAATTATTGATTTGAATAACAATCACTAAAAATAGTTGATTTAATTTGTTGCCATTCATCTTTTAAAATACTATAATAGACTGTATTTCTTCTATAACCATCGTACATTAAAGTATGACTTCTTAAAGTGCCTTCTTCTGTTGCACCTAGTTTCAAAATAGCTTTTCTCGATTGCAGATTTCTTTCATCGGTTTTTAATTCTACTCTTTCAAATTGTAGTGTTTCAAAAGCAAAACACAACAATAGAAATTTTACATTTTTATTAATAGCAGTTCCTTGTGCTGTTTTTGCCAACCAAGTAAAACCAATTTCTAATCGCTTGTCTTTGTTAGATACATTACAAATACTAGTAGTTCCAACTACTTTATTATTTATTTTATCTAAAATAATAAATGGATATCGTATTGCTTTGTTATAATTTAAAAATGCATCAGATAAATAATTGTCTATAGAAGTTTCATCATTAAAAATAATAGGTGAGTACTTTGTAATATTGGGATTTTGTAAGGCAATTTCCTTTAATAAATTTTTATTGATTGCTGTTAATGGAAGTAGCTCTACTATATTATTATTAAAAGTATAAGTATTATTAAATTCAAAATTCATGTTTAATATTTAATTCCAGCTCTTTTCCATCGTCTATGACTCCATAACCAAAGCTGTGGTTTGTTAATAATATCGCTTTCTAAAAATCGTACGAATTGTTCTACAATGTCTTCTTTATTAGCTACTGGTTGATTTGGTATAGCAATTGTTTTTAAATCGACTTCGTAATATCCTTTGTCAATTTTATGAATAGACGCATACAATACAATAGCATTTTGCTTGTGAGCAATATTGGCATATGCTTGATGAAATGGTGTTTTGATGCCTAAAAAATTAGTCCAATAAGCTTTGTCTGTATCAACAGGAGTTTGATCAGCAAGTATGGCAATTAAATTATTTTGTTGACAAACCTCAATAATTTTTTTAATGTCTGAATTTAGAATAGTATGCAAACCTAGTCGCTCTCTAATTTTTTTCATTTCATTATCAAAAGTAATGTTATTGCTAGGAGCATATAGTGCATAAGCTTTTTTATTGGTAGCATTTGCTGCTAAATAACTTGCCCATTCCCAATTACCAAAATGACCTAACAATACAAATAAAGGTACTTGCTCATTCCTTAAATCAAATAACAATTGTTTGGCTTGATGAGTTAAACTAATTCTTTTATCAATACTGTTTTTGGATATACTTATATATTTTATTATTTCTACAACAATGCACGATAAATGATGGTAGTATTTTCTTCTAATTTTATTGACTTCTAATGATGATTTGTAAGGAAGTGCATAAGCCAAATTGGTATTGATGACCGTTTGTCTATAATGTAAAATGTGTTGTACAAAAAACTGGATTACGCTTGCCAAAATATACAAAATAGATAATGGCAAATAGGAGAGTAGTTTAAGCCATGTAAAAAGTATCTTGGTAATTATTTTTTTCACTGCTATAAAAATACAGATATTTTAGGTGTTGCAAGTATCAATAATATTAAATGTATTTAAATCAAACAAGTCTATTTTTCCTTACCAATTCATTATTAAAACATGAATAGTTGCTATTTAGATTCAATATCAATAACTTTGCACGCTTGAGGTAATCTTTTTGTACTTAATAAAGTTAATTAAATGAAATATTTTTCTAATTTATTGGTATTGGTAGTATTAATATCAATGATAGCTTGTAAAAGAAAAGCAAGTCAACCACCAGCTATGGTACCAAATTTACCTGCGGTTGCTGTAGATCAAAGAACCGTAGAAAGCTTTTATATTTATCCTGCTGATATTGAAGGAAAAAACAACAATGCAGTTAGAGCAAAAATATCAGGTTACATTAAAAAAGTTTTGGTAGATGAAGGCGATGTCGTTAAAAAAGGGCAGCTACTCTTTCAACTAGAAACCAATGTTCAAAATCAAAGTGCTAGTGCTGGCAAAGCTCAAATTGAAGCAGCTAATGCTAATATTAAAGCAGCAGAAGCTCAAGTTCAAGCAGCTCAGGTAGAAGTAGATAGACTAATTCCACTAGTACAAAAAAATATCATTAGCAATGTTCAGTTAGAAACAGCTAAAGCTAAGTTGGCTCAAGCACAAGGACAATTATCTCAAGCTAAGGCAGCGTACCAAGTAGCTCAAGCTAGTTATAAAGGTACTGTTGCCAATATCAACTTTGCCAATATCACTAGTCCAATTAATGGTATTGTAGGAAAAATTAATTTTAGAGAAGGTGCTTTGGTAAGTCCACAAGATCAAATGCCATTAACGAATATCTCTCAATCTGGCGATGTATATGCTTATTTTACTTTGAATGAAAAGCAATTCATTTACTTCTTTCAAAATTATCCAGGAAAAACTATTGATGATAAACTTAAAAATTTGGGTGATGTAAGCTTACAACTAGCAGACAATAGTATTTATCCAATTAAAGGAAAGATTGAAACATCTACAGGACAAATTGATCCTAATACAGGAACAATACAGTTTAGAGCAAGTTTTAAAAACAATGGCTTACTAAGCAATGGTAGTACTGCTAAAATTATGATTCCAAGAATATTTAAAGATGTTTTGGTTATTCCAGAATCAGCTACTTACGAACAACAAGGTTTTGTATATACTTATAAATTGCAAGGAGATAGTGTAGTCAATGTTATTGTAACGCTTTCAGATAGAGTAAACAACTTAGCAATTATTGAAAGTGGTTTATCTTTAAATGATACAGTGATAGCTTCTGGAGTGGCTAGCTTAAGAAATGGCATGAAAGTAAAACCTAATTTGGTAAATATAGATTCCATTACCAATATTAAAGTAGTAGAATAATGATTAAAACTTTTATCAATAGACCTGTACTTTCTTCCGTAATATCTATAGTAGTCGTGTTGCTAGGTATTATTGGAATTAATAGCTTACCAATTACACAATATCCTGATATTGCTCCGCCAACTATTATGATTAGTGCTAATTATAATGGTGCAGATGCTCAAACTGTATTAGAAAGTGTTATTATTCCAATAGAAGAACAAGTGAATGGTGTAGAAGGAATGACTTATATTACTTCTACAGCAGACAATAGTGGTGGTGCTAGTATTACAGTTTATTTTGAACAAGGTGTAGATCCAGATATTGCTGCGGTAAATGTGCAAAACAGAGTAGCAAGAGCAACACCTTTATTGCCAGCAGATGTTACGCGTTCTGGTGTAGTAACATCAAAACAACAAACGAGTGCGTTGATGTACATGTCGTTTTATTCTAAAAATAAAGCTTACGATGATGTTTTTATTCAAAACTATATCAATATTAATGTAATTCCAGGTATAAAAAGAATTAACGGTGTTGGTGGTGCTAGTGTTTTTGGTGCTAAAGATTATGCTATGCGTATTTGGTTAGATCCACAAAAACTGGCAGGATTCAATTTAGTACCGAATGATGTAATTAGAGCAATTAATGAACAAAGTGCACAAGTAGCACCAGGACAGCTTGGACAAAATAATGGAGAAGCATTTCAATATGTAATAAAATATAGTGGAAAATACAATGAAGTACAACAGTATAAAGATATCGTTATTAAAGCATCACAAGGTGGACAAATACTACGATTATCTGATGTGGCTGATATTGAGTTGTCTGCATTTTCTTATTCGTCAAAAGGTGAAACTAATGGTATGCCTACACTTTCATTAGGTGTTTTTCAAACAGCAGGTTCTAATGCACAAACCATTATCAAAAATATAGAAGCTTATTTGGCAGATGCTAAAAAATCTTTTCCTGATGGAATAGAATATACTATTAACTATAATACCAACGAGTTTTTATCTGCGTCTATGGAAAAAGTGTTAGAAACTTTATTCGAAGCATTTATACTTGTATTTATAGTCGTATTTATTTTCTTGCAAGATTTTCGTTCTACACTTATTCCTGCAATAGCTGTTCCAGTCTCTATCATAGGTACCTTTTTCTTTTTAAATGCCTTTGGTTTTTCTATCAACTTACTAACACTTTTCGCTATGATTTTAGCTATTGGTATTGTGGTAGATGATGCCATTGTAGTTGTAGAAGCAGTACATGCCAAAATGGAAACTACACACGAAAAAGACATAAAAAAAATTACTACAGATGCTATGAGTGGCATTACTACAGCTATTATTTCTATTACATTGGTAATGGCAGCAGTATTTATTCCTGTAACTTTTACACCAGGACCTTCTGGCGTTTTCTATAAGCAATTTGGTATCACATTGGCAGTATCTATTATTATTTCGGCAGTTAATGCATTAACGCTAAGTCCAATGTTATGTGCTTTATTTTTAAAACCACATAGCAACGAAGAAAAAAAGAAAAGTTTTGTACAACGATTTTATGATGCTTTTAATCGTTCTTTTAATAATATGACACAGCGATATGCTAAAGTTGTTGGCTTTATTATTGGTAGAAAATGGATTGCAGTACTTGTTTTAGTATTATCAGGCATAGGTATTTGGTATGCAAGTAATACCACGCCAACGGGTTTTGTACCAAACGAAGACAGAAAAATTATCTTTGCCAATATTGAACTACCTCCAGGAAGCTCTTTAGATAGAACTTTTGCAGTATTGAAATCGTTAAATGAAAAAATAAACACACTAGATGGTATAGAAAGAATGACTTATATTGCTGGTAGAAGTTTCTTTGGTGGAAATGGCAATAATGGCGGTTTAGCATTTATTAAATTAAAAGATTGGGAAGAAAGAACTGCTAAAGATTTATCTATAGAAGCCATTACAGGAAAAATGTTTGGCATAGCTGCTACCATTCCTGATGCCAAAATTGTATTTTTTGGTCCACCAAGTGTGCCAGGTTTTAGTATTAGTTCTGGATTTAACGCTGAACTACTAGATAAAACTGGTGGTAGCATTGCTAATTTAAACAATGTAAAAAATCAGTTTATTGGTGCTTTAATGCAAAGACCAGAAATACAATATGTTCAAAGTCCATTAAATACCAACTATCCACAATACGAGTTAGAAATTAATATGCCTTTAGCTAAATTAAAAGGTGTTTCTCCATCTGATATTTTTAGTGCATTAAACGGTTATATTGGTGGTCAGTATGTTGCCGATTTCATAAAATATGGTAAGCAATTTAGAGTAATGCTTCAAGCCAATGCCGAATCAAGAAATGATGAACAAAGTTTAAACGGAATTTCGGTTAGAAATGCACAAGGACAAATGATTCCTATTTCTCAATTTGTAGAGTTGAAGAAAGTATCTGGTCCTCAATCTATTTCTAGATTTAATTTATACAACTCAGCTTCCTTAAGTGGTGCACCAAACCAAGGATTTAGTTCTGGTGATGCCATTAAAGCTGTAGAAGAAGTAGCTGCTCAAACACTACCACAAGGTTTTGGC
Above is a genomic segment from Chitinophagales bacterium containing:
- a CDS encoding efflux RND transporter permease subunit, coding for MIKTFINRPVLSSVISIVVVLLGIIGINSLPITQYPDIAPPTIMISANYNGADAQTVLESVIIPIEEQVNGVEGMTYITSTADNSGGASITVYFEQGVDPDIAAVNVQNRVARATPLLPADVTRSGVVTSKQQTSALMYMSFYSKNKAYDDVFIQNYININVIPGIKRINGVGGASVFGAKDYAMRIWLDPQKLAGFNLVPNDVIRAINEQSAQVAPGQLGQNNGEAFQYVIKYSGKYNEVQQYKDIVIKASQGGQILRLSDVADIELSAFSYSSKGETNGMPTLSLGVFQTAGSNAQTIIKNIEAYLADAKKSFPDGIEYTINYNTNEFLSASMEKVLETLFEAFILVFIVVFIFLQDFRSTLIPAIAVPVSIIGTFFFLNAFGFSINLLTLFAMILAIGIVVDDAIVVVEAVHAKMETTHEKDIKKITTDAMSGITTAIISITLVMAAVFIPVTFTPGPSGVFYKQFGITLAVSIIISAVNALTLSPMLCALFLKPHSNEEKKKSFVQRFYDAFNRSFNNMTQRYAKVVGFIIGRKWIAVLVLVLSGIGIWYASNTTPTGFVPNEDRKIIFANIELPPGSSLDRTFAVLKSLNEKINTLDGIERMTYIAGRSFFGGNGNNGGLAFIKLKDWEERTAKDLSIEAITGKMFGIAATIPDAKIVFFGPPSVPGFSISSGFNAELLDKTGGSIANLNNVKNQFIGALMQRPEIQYVQSPLNTNYPQYELEINMPLAKLKGVSPSDIFSALNGYIGGQYVADFIKYGKQFRVMLQANAESRNDEQSLNGISVRNAQGQMIPISQFVELKKVSGPQSISRFNLYNSASLSGAPNQGFSSGDAIKAVEEVAAQTLPQGFGIDYSGLTREEMSAGSQTTMILLITIIFVFLILSAQYESFVLPFAIIFSLPLGIMGAYMSQKIAGLEINIYFQIALIMLIGLLAKNAILIVEFALQERHRGNSIIDAAILGAKARLRPILMTSFAFIVGLMPLVLSSGVGANGNHSLATGAAFGLLIGTILGVMIIPVLFVVFQSIQEKIKPLTIDSKN